From Pseudomonas putida, one genomic window encodes:
- the rpsT gene encoding 30S ribosomal protein S20, with product MANTPSAKKRAKQAEKRRSHNASLRSMVRTYIKNVVKAIDAKDAEKAQAAYVLAVPVIDRMADKGIIHKNKAARHKGRLNGHIKALKEAAAA from the coding sequence GTGGCCAACACACCTTCCGCCAAGAAACGTGCAAAACAGGCTGAGAAGCGTCGCAGCCACAACGCCAGCCTGCGTTCCATGGTCCGCACCTACATCAAGAATGTAGTCAAAGCCATCGACGCAAAAGACGCCGAAAAAGCGCAAGCCGCTTACGTTCTGGCTGTACCTGTAATCGACCGTATGGCCGACAAAGGTATCATCCACAAGAACAAAGCTGCTCGCCACAAAGGCCGTCTGAATGGCCACATCAAGGCGCTGAAAGAAGCTGCAGCTGCCTAA
- a CDS encoding PqiB family protein: MSDMPTAKTRPASNWSAIWILPLIALMIGGWLAWQAYRDAGVEIEVRFESGEGIVANKTEVIYKGMPVGKVKSLVLDAEGENQGVIATIEMNKDAEPHLTKGTRFWLVKPSVTLAGISGLETLVSGNYIAVSPGEGERTKRFKALKVAPPLSDSEPGLHLTLKADRLGSLNRDSPIFYKQIQVGRVKSYRLSEDQSTVEVKVFIEPAYASLVRKHTRFWNASGISIDAGLSGVKVRSESLSSIVAGGIAFATPEHRKDSPPTDPSLPFRLYEDFDAAQAGIRVKVKLSDYEGLQAGRTPVMYKGIQVGSLKALKMEDNLGSAMAELTLDPLTEDYLVDGTQFWVVKPSISLAGITGLEALVKGNYIAIRPGEKGAAPQREFEARAKAPPLDLKAPGLHMVLFADTLGSLEVGSPVMYRQVKVGSVQSYQFARNSSRILIGVHIEKEYENLVNGSSRFWNVSGITLTGGLSGIKIKSESLQTLMAGGIAFDTPTPNVPLKRHIPRFRLHESQEAVNRAGTLITIRVDRADGLKPGTPIRFRGLDVGSIESVDLTKDLQAVLLRARITEAADRIARAGTQFWVVKPALGLVRTENLDTLIGGQYLEVQPAVKDKGPQRDFIALADAPEVTGVEVGLPLTLSAPRRGSIKPGVPVTYREVAVGKVTGFELGQTADRVLIHILIEPRYAALVRGGSRFWNSSGFGFDWGLFKGATVRTESLETLIDGGIAFATPDGEQMGNPARPQQTFALFDKPEDAWLQWAPKIQIAK, from the coding sequence ATGAGTGACATGCCAACGGCTAAAACCCGGCCCGCCTCCAACTGGTCGGCCATCTGGATTCTGCCGCTGATCGCTTTGATGATTGGAGGGTGGCTGGCCTGGCAGGCCTACCGTGATGCGGGTGTAGAGATCGAAGTTCGTTTCGAGAGCGGTGAGGGTATCGTCGCCAACAAAACCGAAGTCATCTACAAAGGCATGCCTGTGGGCAAGGTCAAAAGCCTGGTGCTCGATGCCGAGGGTGAAAACCAAGGTGTCATCGCCACCATCGAGATGAACAAAGATGCAGAGCCTCACCTGACCAAGGGCACACGCTTCTGGCTGGTCAAGCCCAGTGTCACGCTGGCGGGTATCTCGGGTCTGGAGACCTTGGTGTCAGGCAATTACATTGCCGTCAGCCCGGGTGAAGGTGAGCGAACCAAGCGCTTCAAGGCATTGAAGGTGGCGCCACCGCTTTCGGACAGCGAACCGGGCCTGCACCTCACGCTCAAAGCAGACCGCCTGGGCTCGCTCAACCGCGACAGCCCTATATTCTACAAGCAGATCCAGGTTGGCCGGGTAAAGAGCTATCGCCTGTCAGAGGACCAGAGCACGGTCGAGGTCAAAGTGTTCATCGAGCCGGCTTATGCCAGCCTGGTGCGCAAACATACGCGCTTCTGGAATGCCAGCGGCATCAGCATCGATGCCGGGCTGTCGGGGGTAAAGGTACGCAGCGAGTCCCTCTCCAGCATCGTTGCGGGTGGCATCGCCTTCGCTACGCCGGAGCACCGCAAGGATAGCCCGCCAACCGACCCGAGCCTGCCGTTCCGCTTGTACGAAGACTTCGATGCCGCCCAGGCGGGTATCCGTGTGAAGGTCAAGCTGAGCGACTATGAGGGCCTGCAGGCGGGGCGCACCCCGGTCATGTACAAAGGCATTCAAGTCGGTTCGCTGAAGGCCCTGAAGATGGAGGACAACCTCGGCAGCGCAATGGCTGAACTGACCCTGGACCCCCTGACCGAAGACTATCTCGTCGATGGCACGCAGTTCTGGGTGGTCAAGCCTTCCATTTCCCTGGCGGGTATCACAGGCCTGGAGGCCTTGGTGAAGGGTAACTACATTGCCATCCGCCCCGGTGAAAAGGGGGCCGCCCCGCAGCGCGAGTTCGAAGCAAGGGCCAAGGCACCGCCGCTGGACCTCAAGGCGCCTGGGCTGCACATGGTGCTGTTCGCCGATACGCTGGGCTCGCTGGAGGTCGGCAGCCCGGTGATGTATCGCCAGGTCAAGGTGGGTAGCGTGCAGAGCTACCAGTTTGCCCGCAACAGCAGCCGCATCCTGATCGGAGTGCACATCGAAAAAGAGTACGAGAACCTGGTCAATGGCTCTTCTCGCTTCTGGAACGTCAGTGGCATCACCCTCACTGGTGGCCTGTCGGGCATCAAGATAAAGAGTGAGTCGCTGCAGACCCTGATGGCTGGTGGTATCGCCTTTGACACACCAACGCCGAACGTACCGCTCAAACGTCATATTCCAAGGTTCCGCCTGCATGAGAGCCAGGAGGCGGTAAACCGTGCCGGCACCCTGATTACCATCCGTGTAGACCGTGCTGACGGCCTCAAACCGGGCACGCCCATCCGTTTCCGTGGCCTGGATGTTGGCAGTATCGAGAGTGTCGACCTGACCAAGGACCTGCAGGCTGTGTTGCTGCGCGCACGTATCACCGAAGCGGCAGACCGCATCGCCCGTGCTGGCACGCAGTTCTGGGTGGTCAAGCCGGCCCTTGGCCTGGTGCGTACCGAAAACCTCGATACCCTGATTGGCGGGCAGTACCTGGAAGTGCAGCCGGCGGTAAAGGACAAAGGTCCGCAGCGTGATTTCATCGCCTTGGCTGACGCGCCTGAGGTCACCGGGGTGGAAGTCGGCCTGCCTTTGACGCTCAGCGCACCGCGCAGGGGGTCGATCAAGCCGGGCGTGCCGGTGACCTACCGCGAGGTCGCGGTGGGTAAGGTAACGGGCTTCGAATTGGGGCAGACGGCCGACCGCGTGCTCATTCATATCCTGATCGAGCCGCGCTATGCCGCACTGGTGCGCGGTGGCAGCCGGTTCTGGAATAGCAGCGGTTTCGGTTTCGACTGGGGCCTGTTCAAAGGCGCCACGGTGCGCACCGAGTCGCTGGAGACCCTCATCGACGGTGGGATTGCCTTCGCCACGCCCGATGGCGAGCAGATGGGCAACCCGGCGCGGCCGCAGCAGACCTTTGCCTTGTTCGACAAGCCTGAGGACGCCTGGCTACAGTGGGCCCCGAAGATTCAGATCGCCAAGTAG
- a CDS encoding paraquat-inducible protein A produces MRAIDAGIVVCNECHELNRQDPESKSQACTRCGAIVHARRPNSIVRTWALLIAASILYIPANVLPIMTVSTLGQGSPDTIMSGVITLLKHGMVPIAAVVFIASILVPTFKLVGIGLLLYSVQRRQPLSARQRILMYRFIEFIGRWSMLDIFVIAILVAVVNFGRIASVEANLGAVAFATVVILTMLAALTFDPRLIWDNTESDDDHE; encoded by the coding sequence ATGCGGGCGATTGATGCGGGCATTGTGGTCTGCAATGAGTGTCATGAACTGAATCGACAGGATCCCGAGAGCAAGTCGCAGGCCTGCACGCGCTGCGGCGCGATTGTGCATGCGCGTCGGCCCAACAGTATCGTCCGTACCTGGGCGCTGCTCATCGCTGCCTCGATCCTCTACATACCTGCCAACGTGCTGCCGATCATGACTGTCAGTACATTGGGGCAGGGCAGCCCGGACACGATCATGTCCGGCGTCATTACGCTGCTCAAGCATGGCATGGTGCCCATTGCCGCAGTAGTGTTCATTGCCAGTATTCTGGTGCCCACTTTCAAACTGGTGGGTATCGGTTTGTTGTTGTATTCGGTGCAGCGCCGCCAGCCGTTGTCAGCGCGGCAACGCATTTTGATGTATCGGTTCATCGAGTTCATAGGACGCTGGTCGATGCTGGACATCTTCGTCATCGCCATCTTGGTGGCGGTGGTGAATTTCGGCCGTATTGCCAGTGTCGAAGCCAACTTGGGCGCTGTCGCCTTCGCTACTGTGGTGATTCTCACGATGCTCGCTGCTTTAACTTTCGATCCCCGACTGATTTGGGATAACACGGAGTCGGATGACGACCATGAGTGA